From Paenibacillus sp. V4I7, one genomic window encodes:
- a CDS encoding RICIN domain-containing protein, which produces MEEALVNCGDKTGHNEQLKKGGNVMNLFKTKINSHRIVSGILCLALMMSVFLSIGSQTAKAAISPLITSYKPQVVSTSANLSYTDSSGNTVSGTIHHPGIAMRLADLDNMRDHVRAGDEPWNTAFNAFAADSQSSKTPRIYYENNYIFKHIQGPWGFTDPETGKYYSNPSEYVGTRANTDSETAFMQAIMWYITGDETYRANAMKIIRSYSAAVDCVTHTNFRLATMSYLLSAAAEILRYSDTPTASEKWTDADTANLTHLMDIVSVTYNAHGFFMNQHQFTVMGTMGRAIFTNNLQLYDEAVEAATVNAAGDQGGRNGSIKHQMRWMTQNERTGEALDPADYRVQAIEMGRDVGHSYGNVGGLSTLVRTIYAQDTKVDPVTGARSTASNAVNVFNFMNDRLLAGTTYLLKYHLGYDVLWTPAWANQSSTIQYFDTINADGRGRIDAFYSVLYNYYKYIENRDMTQEKYKYLAYAYETRMPEVAGKDYPLFMLLYTPDAAKTVGLSNKITLGSITGLTATAAGANTIYVSWAGVPNALGYNIYRSTDPNGTFTKISSAPTAATLYRDTNLTPDTTYYYQVEVAGGSKSAAVSAATGGTSGTASVRFSNAATSLYIDGMGRTTNGSVTGQWSSSTSNNQRWIEEISGGYVRFKNVATGLYLDGMGRTTNGSAAGQWSYSTSTNQQWSVTIDGNNVRLQNRATGLFLDGMGRTTNGEDLGQYGGGSSVNQRWQIVN; this is translated from the coding sequence ATGGAGGAAGCGCTTGTAAACTGCGGAGACAAAACAGGCCACAATGAGCAGTTAAAAAAAGGAGGAAATGTCATGAATCTCTTCAAGACGAAAATCAACTCCCACAGGATTGTTTCCGGCATTCTTTGTCTGGCACTGATGATGTCGGTCTTCCTCAGTATCGGCAGCCAAACGGCAAAGGCGGCGATTTCGCCGCTGATTACTTCTTATAAGCCGCAGGTAGTAAGTACGTCTGCAAATTTGTCCTATACCGATTCCTCCGGGAACACGGTATCGGGAACCATCCACCATCCGGGCATCGCGATGAGACTGGCGGATTTGGACAACATGCGCGATCACGTAAGAGCGGGGGATGAGCCTTGGAATACGGCGTTTAATGCCTTTGCCGCCGACTCCCAATCCAGTAAAACGCCAAGAATCTATTATGAAAATAATTACATCTTTAAACACATTCAAGGACCTTGGGGGTTTACCGACCCCGAGACGGGTAAGTATTACAGTAATCCCAGCGAATATGTAGGAACGCGTGCCAATACCGATTCCGAAACCGCTTTCATGCAGGCGATCATGTGGTATATAACCGGCGATGAAACGTATCGCGCCAATGCCATGAAAATTATCAGGAGTTATTCTGCCGCAGTGGATTGCGTTACCCATACGAACTTCCGTCTTGCTACGATGAGTTATCTGCTCTCGGCAGCGGCGGAAATCCTGCGCTATTCCGATACGCCTACGGCGAGTGAGAAATGGACGGATGCGGATACAGCGAATCTTACCCATCTCATGGACATCGTTTCCGTCACTTATAACGCTCATGGATTCTTTATGAATCAGCATCAGTTTACGGTAATGGGAACGATGGGAAGAGCTATCTTCACCAATAATCTGCAGCTTTACGATGAGGCTGTAGAAGCTGCCACCGTAAATGCCGCAGGCGATCAAGGGGGAAGAAACGGTTCCATTAAGCATCAGATGCGGTGGATGACGCAAAATGAGCGAACAGGAGAAGCATTGGATCCGGCGGACTACCGTGTGCAGGCCATCGAAATGGGGCGCGATGTAGGGCATTCCTACGGCAATGTCGGCGGACTGTCCACATTGGTGCGGACCATCTATGCCCAAGACACGAAGGTTGACCCGGTCACCGGAGCGAGGTCTACGGCTTCCAATGCGGTGAATGTGTTCAACTTCATGAACGACCGGCTGCTGGCAGGAACAACTTATCTGCTCAAGTATCATCTGGGTTACGATGTGTTATGGACGCCTGCATGGGCAAACCAAAGCAGTACGATTCAATATTTTGATACGATCAACGCAGACGGCAGAGGGAGAATCGATGCGTTCTACAGTGTGTTATATAACTATTACAAATATATCGAAAATAGGGATATGACCCAAGAGAAGTACAAATATTTGGCCTATGCCTACGAAACGAGAATGCCTGAGGTTGCGGGAAAAGATTATCCGCTTTTCATGCTCCTGTACACGCCCGATGCGGCCAAGACGGTCGGCTTGAGCAACAAGATCACGTTAGGCTCTATAACGGGATTGACGGCAACGGCGGCCGGTGCGAATACGATCTACGTAAGCTGGGCGGGTGTGCCGAATGCGCTGGGTTATAACATCTACCGGTCTACAGATCCGAATGGCACTTTTACAAAGATTAGCAGCGCCCCCACTGCAGCGACATTATATCGAGATACAAACTTGACCCCGGATACGACCTACTATTATCAGGTAGAAGTAGCCGGAGGATCGAAATCCGCTGCCGTATCTGCAGCTACAGGAGGAACTTCGGGGACTGCTTCGGTTAGATTCAGTAACGCCGCCACCAGCTTGTATATCGATGGGATGGGCCGGACGACCAACGGCTCCGTAACCGGACAATGGAGCTCCAGCACCAGCAATAATCAGCGGTGGATTGAGGAAATCAGCGGGGGCTATGTGCGATTTAAGAATGTCGCAACCGGACTATACCTGGACGGCATGGGCCGCACTACCAACGGCTCCGCTGCCGGACAATGGAGCTACAGCACCAGCACCAATCAGCAATGGTCCGTCACGATAGATGGCAACAATGTACGGCTCCAAAACCGTGCAACGGGGTTATTTCTGGACGGGATGGGCCGCACGACCAACGGGGAGGACTTGGGCCAATATGGAGGAGGCAGCAGCGTTAACCAAAGGTGGCAGATTGTAAACTAA
- a CDS encoding AraC family transcriptional regulator, producing the protein MLLKRVFETVIFGGNKLFWDYKLNNTSHYKGYYHWHQCCEMLYVHEGTGLVVIGGEKFPIRRGMLFFFRPYQLHHVYANVSPSQPYTRTILHFDPELAEKFLRPFVKRYAFFNALWRGHHKMQAFDLLSYEEAVEQNYEDYHLAGMDGKGEDIEEIAILILRLIDSMIRSSPAERRQSSAMVERKSEEYAQKAMQWIDEHYQEAFHMDDLAKALHLSKFYLSKLFHDVTGTTLKDYLTAKRMRQACRLLETTAKSVEQIGAEVGIPNPSYFVQVFKQEVGTTPLKYRTGFIQTKK; encoded by the coding sequence ATGCTACTGAAACGCGTGTTCGAGACTGTTATTTTTGGAGGCAACAAGCTGTTTTGGGATTACAAGCTGAACAACACGAGCCATTATAAAGGATATTATCATTGGCACCAATGCTGTGAAATGTTGTACGTTCATGAAGGAACGGGGCTTGTCGTCATCGGCGGCGAAAAGTTCCCGATCCGCCGGGGCATGCTGTTTTTCTTTCGGCCGTATCAACTGCACCATGTCTATGCGAATGTGAGTCCAAGTCAGCCCTACACGCGCACCATACTTCACTTCGATCCTGAGCTTGCGGAAAAGTTCTTGCGGCCTTTTGTCAAGCGTTACGCCTTTTTTAACGCCTTATGGCGCGGTCATCACAAAATGCAGGCGTTTGATCTGCTCTCTTACGAAGAGGCGGTGGAGCAAAATTACGAAGATTATCATCTTGCGGGAATGGACGGGAAGGGCGAGGATATTGAAGAGATTGCCATTTTGATTCTCCGCCTGATAGATAGTATGATCCGCAGTTCCCCCGCAGAGAGGCGGCAGTCGTCCGCAATGGTTGAAAGGAAATCAGAAGAGTATGCGCAGAAAGCCATGCAGTGGATCGACGAACATTATCAGGAAGCGTTTCACATGGACGATCTCGCCAAAGCCTTGCATTTGTCGAAGTTTTATTTGTCGAAACTTTTCCATGATGTAACAGGCACCACGCTCAAGGACTACCTTACAGCCAAACGTATGAGACAAGCTTGCAGATTACTGGAGACGACGGCGAAATCGGTCGAACAGATCGGGGCCGAAGTAGGTATTCCCAATCCATCCTATTTCGTTCAAGTATTCAAGCAAGAAGTCGGAACTACACCGCTGAAGTATCGCACCGGATTCATCCAAACCAAAAAATAA
- a CDS encoding discoidin domain-containing protein, which yields MKVHHTSFRLKLKQYLSILVIASMTVMFLPLTAGTAAAETASPSLMTDYVPTIYETIDESGFKHPGIGLTKETLENLQTQIRANKEPWKTYFNQMANSTDPWGGPLATKTVSSKFSEGCWCSQGYNEKFIWDGLTAYTQALMYVITGDEVYRANTMNIIRKWEQKNPAEYAYFVDSHIHTGVPLYRMVTAAEIMRYTSTQTPELAWTDQDTAKLTNNVIVPVTDTFNHTNGRFMNQHLYPLIGSTSGYIFTGNVERYREAVEWFTVNKTALDQHVNGSILRLFRLVDTNAETGEKVDNPQVQITEMGRDQAHSTGDVINVAILSRLLQAQGTKVDPADGTVSTAANAVTTYDFLGKRILAGTDYFARYMNGYDTPWIPTEARMRQDGSPVIYQVLNTSYRGRIGGNAYDLYYYYKYEQGHDMEQVAPYYTEMFNKRTDYSWASRDSGGEYWLYIPKEAEAEGTANLPKVNPNPNWREIEDRFTNLDGNSTAMQEGDVSFVRIQATESGSKIALVESGSGSSVLGYKIRTNGAAKLAASGQTITLPDTQGQWRYVYSEGGGLWTLNYFTIIGNGTTVDIDHINVNAANELTPPVFNEGKTALNLFTYVGSEAALHLDFSATDAGTSDVVTYRIVHAPEGAVFDTSTGTFDWNPTVAGTYAFVVEASDGTTISTRDVTVTVANDRQSAVDAVIAPYDANTDYVWATLDTYTEAYDDTMSLMNTATDAEFYQKLAVLHGVVQGLQLTTPLLGDGSINYQGMFLSAGFNTGTYMDNDPSTAGRDVDMDMGPNFRVSASAFGIQARGGFPERGGGITIYGSNDKENWTRLTPGVTPVSAAMHMLAVSPELQNEQFRFLKIQMIQKPYDSPFIELSEFHIFGKRHEVINKIASVSIGSDQVSGGRIVMGDTAKLSFQSTEAIQNVNVTIQGVPATVHSEDGLNWTAEAVMVPGTAPGNVTFKLHYQTAEGTDAPETMFVTDGSRLILVNESDVIQNVTSIAVVTDSNGRSPADAIATANVLFDNNPASSTDYRLNGSGAESWVQFDFGQGGYAQLQYVELLARQDGYYTRINGAVIQGSNDNTTWKTISSGAVSTKDWQILSVNDKQPYRYIRITNGNTWFGNMAEVRFHGSAKVLTKISSVSISSEQALLDRIETGDTVNLAFTSMEPINTVNVKIQGQDATVMSDDQINWTAKAVMGSNAAPGPVNFGIQYKTSEGLDAPAKTSTTDGSSLTLADESDLIRNVTSITDVTDSNGRSPADAIATANALFDGNPGSVTDYRLNGSGAGAWVKFDFRGAKAKLKYVELLARQDGYYTRIKGAIIQGSNDNSNWTTISPLAASTKDWQILPITDNTPYRYIRIINGNSWFGSMAEVRFHGGLDYDAAYLDSIALTADGYTKGSYYLYQQKVKEIKAKLANPEAGKLAILNELLQASSILEPIIAITPSMVTANTVSWDGKLSTAANGWRAFDGDPNTSPDTKTAAGWVTVDLGVGNAITVNGIKFIPRSGTADRMNGALIQGSNDGVNFNTLHTISGVSVQQWYTHAIDNQTAYRYLRYYTPKGFANVGELQFLSVDRSLLAILLNQADQVVTDHYTADSYAALQTAISNAKSVDANAKATQSDVDSAANSLKTALDSLIYTFTASLDPAKPNANGWYTTPVTVTLLTYGSAEYSLDGGKTWQDYTESLMVNQDGKYTVSYQPRNDAGITGDVQTVGVNVDMTTPITTAAVSPAEPNGQNGWYVQPVTLTLTANDNLSGVAKTEYSLDSGSTWQAYTEPVMITQDGKYNVSYRSTDIAGNVESDKSISFDQDTTAPTITVTGLVYGTYVDSMGITPIVALDDLLSGVDGNKTTVTLDTYSVKAGAGIPLFTLPLGSHTLVVTASDMAGNTGIQTVVFQTTTSIESMQALVTRFTDAKWIDGDYIWIDNTGIAKSLQSKLAANELSAFVNQVQALRGKHITEKAADYLLRDAEYLLNNQK from the coding sequence ATGAAGGTGCATCATACTAGTTTTCGTCTAAAATTGAAACAATACCTATCCATCCTCGTTATCGCGAGCATGACCGTCATGTTCCTGCCTCTGACGGCAGGAACTGCGGCGGCGGAAACAGCCTCGCCATCGCTCATGACGGATTATGTGCCAACCATTTATGAAACCATTGATGAAAGCGGATTCAAACATCCTGGTATCGGGCTGACCAAGGAAACACTTGAGAATTTGCAAACTCAAATACGGGCGAATAAGGAGCCTTGGAAAACCTATTTCAACCAGATGGCCAACTCGACTGACCCGTGGGGAGGCCCGCTTGCAACCAAGACGGTCTCGTCCAAATTTTCCGAAGGCTGTTGGTGCAGCCAGGGCTATAACGAAAAATTTATATGGGATGGCTTAACAGCGTATACGCAGGCTCTTATGTATGTGATAACGGGCGATGAGGTTTATAGGGCGAATACGATGAATATTATCCGGAAATGGGAGCAGAAGAACCCTGCGGAATATGCGTATTTTGTCGATTCGCACATTCACACGGGCGTTCCGCTCTACCGAATGGTTACCGCCGCGGAAATCATGAGGTATACCAGCACGCAGACGCCGGAACTGGCATGGACAGACCAGGATACGGCCAAGCTCACGAATAATGTGATCGTTCCGGTCACCGATACCTTCAATCATACGAATGGCCGCTTCATGAACCAGCATCTGTATCCGCTCATCGGATCCACCTCCGGATATATCTTCACCGGCAATGTGGAGCGCTATCGCGAGGCCGTAGAGTGGTTCACGGTGAATAAGACGGCTCTAGACCAGCACGTAAACGGTTCCATCCTGAGATTGTTCCGGTTGGTCGATACGAATGCGGAGACAGGCGAGAAGGTAGATAACCCGCAGGTGCAGATAACGGAGATGGGCAGGGATCAGGCTCACAGCACCGGCGACGTCATCAATGTTGCCATATTGTCGCGTCTGTTGCAGGCCCAAGGAACCAAGGTGGACCCGGCAGATGGTACGGTTTCCACTGCAGCGAATGCGGTTACCACGTACGATTTTCTTGGCAAACGTATTCTGGCGGGTACCGACTATTTTGCCCGGTATATGAACGGCTATGATACGCCTTGGATCCCGACAGAGGCGCGTATGCGCCAGGATGGCAGCCCGGTCATTTACCAGGTATTGAATACCTCATATCGGGGAAGAATCGGCGGCAATGCCTATGATCTGTACTATTATTATAAATATGAGCAAGGTCATGACATGGAGCAAGTTGCTCCGTACTACACGGAGATGTTCAACAAGAGGACGGATTACAGTTGGGCATCACGGGATTCCGGAGGGGAATATTGGCTGTACATCCCTAAGGAAGCCGAGGCCGAGGGAACGGCAAATCTCCCGAAGGTGAACCCGAACCCGAATTGGCGAGAGATTGAGGATCGGTTCACCAACTTGGACGGCAACTCGACCGCCATGCAAGAGGGCGATGTTTCCTTCGTCCGCATCCAGGCCACGGAATCCGGCAGCAAAATCGCTTTGGTTGAATCCGGCAGCGGTTCGAGCGTGCTCGGATACAAGATTCGGACCAACGGTGCGGCGAAGCTGGCAGCCTCGGGCCAAACGATCACGTTGCCGGATACCCAGGGGCAATGGAGATATGTATATTCTGAAGGCGGTGGGCTCTGGACCCTGAATTATTTCACGATTATAGGCAACGGAACGACGGTCGATATCGACCATATCAATGTCAACGCGGCCAATGAACTGACGCCGCCGGTGTTTAATGAAGGAAAAACCGCTTTGAACCTGTTTACCTATGTTGGGTCCGAGGCGGCGCTCCATTTAGATTTCTCGGCAACGGACGCAGGCACGTCCGATGTTGTGACCTATCGGATTGTCCATGCACCCGAAGGCGCCGTGTTCGACACAAGCACCGGCACATTTGACTGGAATCCTACGGTAGCCGGAACGTATGCCTTCGTTGTGGAAGCTTCCGACGGCACGACGATATCGACCAGAGATGTCACGGTGACCGTCGCCAATGATCGGCAGTCGGCGGTGGATGCCGTCATTGCGCCCTATGACGCCAACACGGATTATGTCTGGGCAACGCTCGATACGTATACAGAAGCATACGACGACACCATGAGCCTCATGAACACCGCAACGGACGCCGAATTCTATCAGAAGCTGGCGGTTCTGCATGGCGTCGTGCAAGGACTTCAGTTAACCACGCCGTTGCTGGGCGACGGCAGCATCAATTATCAGGGGATGTTCTTGTCTGCGGGCTTCAATACGGGAACTTACATGGATAATGACCCGAGCACGGCCGGTAGGGACGTTGATATGGACATGGGGCCCAATTTTCGGGTTTCGGCCAGTGCGTTCGGGATTCAGGCACGAGGAGGATTTCCTGAACGCGGCGGCGGCATTACCATATACGGATCCAATGACAAAGAAAACTGGACCCGGTTGACGCCGGGAGTGACCCCCGTTTCGGCAGCCATGCATATGTTGGCGGTGTCGCCAGAGCTCCAGAATGAGCAATTCCGTTTCCTGAAAATCCAAATGATTCAAAAACCGTACGACTCTCCCTTCATTGAATTGTCCGAGTTCCATATCTTTGGGAAGCGTCACGAGGTCATCAACAAGATCGCATCGGTCTCCATCGGTTCGGATCAGGTCTCCGGAGGGCGGATCGTCATGGGAGACACAGCGAAATTGTCCTTCCAATCGACGGAAGCCATTCAGAACGTGAATGTTACGATTCAGGGTGTACCCGCGACCGTTCATTCGGAGGATGGCCTGAACTGGACGGCCGAAGCGGTTATGGTACCTGGTACGGCGCCGGGCAATGTGACATTCAAGCTTCATTATCAGACGGCGGAAGGGACCGATGCCCCGGAAACGATGTTCGTAACCGACGGGTCTCGCTTGATTCTGGTGAATGAATCCGATGTCATCCAAAATGTGACGTCCATCGCTGTGGTTACCGATTCCAACGGCAGATCGCCGGCAGACGCTATTGCAACGGCGAACGTTTTGTTCGATAACAATCCTGCATCATCGACCGATTACCGCCTGAACGGCAGCGGAGCCGAATCGTGGGTCCAATTCGACTTCGGGCAAGGCGGCTATGCCCAATTGCAGTATGTGGAGCTGCTGGCAAGGCAGGACGGATACTATACCCGAATCAATGGCGCGGTCATTCAAGGCTCCAATGACAATACAACCTGGAAAACCATCTCATCTGGGGCAGTGTCCACGAAGGATTGGCAAATTTTATCAGTTAACGACAAGCAGCCTTACCGGTATATCCGTATCACCAATGGGAACACCTGGTTCGGGAATATGGCGGAAGTGAGATTCCATGGATCGGCCAAGGTACTGACGAAGATCAGCTCGGTGTCCATCAGCTCGGAGCAAGCCTTACTCGACCGGATTGAAACCGGCGATACGGTGAATCTGGCATTCACTTCGATGGAACCGATCAACACGGTGAACGTGAAGATTCAAGGCCAAGATGCGACGGTCATGTCGGATGACCAAATCAACTGGACAGCGAAAGCGGTGATGGGGTCCAATGCTGCTCCGGGACCGGTGAATTTCGGCATCCAATACAAAACATCCGAAGGGCTGGACGCGCCGGCAAAAACATCGACTACCGACGGATCTTCCTTGACCTTGGCTGATGAATCGGACTTGATCCGCAATGTGACATCCATTACGGATGTGACCGATTCTAACGGCAGATCCCCGGCAGACGCAATCGCAACGGCGAACGCTCTTTTCGATGGCAATCCCGGTTCGGTTACCGATTACCGCTTGAATGGTAGCGGAGCTGGGGCGTGGGTCAAATTTGACTTCCGAGGCGCTAAAGCGAAATTGAAGTATGTGGAGCTTCTGGCAAGGCAAGACGGATATTACACCAGGATCAAGGGTGCAATCATTCAGGGCTCCAACGACAATTCGAACTGGACGACGATCTCTCCGTTAGCGGCATCTACGAAGGATTGGCAGATCTTGCCGATTACCGACAATACCCCTTACCGGTATATCCGCATTATCAATGGGAACAGCTGGTTCGGGAGTATGGCGGAAGTGAGATTCCATGGCGGTCTGGATTATGATGCGGCTTACCTGGATTCCATCGCGCTGACAGCGGACGGCTATACCAAAGGCAGCTACTACCTGTATCAACAAAAAGTGAAAGAGATCAAGGCGAAATTGGCCAATCCGGAAGCGGGCAAACTGGCCATTCTGAATGAATTGCTGCAGGCGAGTTCGATACTGGAGCCGATCATCGCCATTACACCTTCTATGGTGACGGCAAATACGGTGTCGTGGGACGGCAAGTTGAGTACCGCAGCGAACGGTTGGCGCGCTTTTGACGGCGACCCGAACACGTCCCCTGACACCAAAACTGCAGCCGGTTGGGTAACTGTTGACTTGGGCGTAGGCAACGCCATAACGGTTAACGGCATCAAGTTTATTCCGCGTTCTGGTACTGCAGACCGAATGAATGGAGCGCTGATCCAAGGCTCCAATGACGGAGTTAATTTCAACACCTTGCATACAATCAGTGGCGTTTCCGTTCAGCAATGGTATACGCATGCGATTGACAACCAGACGGCATACCGTTATCTGCGATATTATACGCCGAAAGGTTTTGCCAACGTAGGTGAGTTGCAATTCCTCTCTGTGGATCGCTCGTTGCTTGCGATCTTGCTGAATCAAGCGGATCAGGTCGTTACCGACCATTATACGGCAGACAGCTACGCAGCGTTGCAAACGGCGATATCGAACGCGAAGTCGGTCGATGCCAATGCGAAAGCAACACAAAGTGATGTCGATTCGGCCGCCAACAGTCTGAAGACGGCTCTGGACAGCTTGATCTACACGTTTACGGCGTCCCTTGATCCTGCGAAGCCGAATGCGAACGGTTGGTACACGACGCCAGTTACCGTCACGTTGTTGACTTACGGCAGCGCGGAATACAGCCTGGATGGCGGGAAAACATGGCAGGACTATACAGAATCGCTGATGGTTAACCAGGACGGCAAGTATACGGTCAGCTACCAACCCCGGAACGACGCGGGAATTACCGGGGATGTTCAGACGGTCGGCGTCAATGTGGATATGACGACTCCGATCACGACAGCCGCCGTATCGCCTGCGGAACCGAACGGACAGAACGGTTGGTACGTGCAACCAGTTACGCTCACCTTGACAGCGAACGACAATCTCTCAGGAGTGGCCAAGACGGAATATAGTCTGGACAGCGGCAGCACCTGGCAAGCCTATACGGAACCGGTCATGATCACTCAGGACGGAAAGTATAACGTGAGCTACCGCTCCACGGACATCGCCGGCAACGTGGAGTCGGACAAATCGATCAGCTTCGATCAGGATACGACAGCGCCGACGATTACGGTAACCGGTCTGGTATACGGCACGTACGTCGATTCGATGGGTATCACACCGATCGTTGCGCTTGATGATCTTCTGTCCGGAGTTGACGGCAACAAGACAACGGTCACGTTGGATACGTATAGCGTAAAGGCAGGAGCTGGCATTCCGCTCTTCACCCTGCCGCTCGGTTCGCATACGTTGGTCGTAACTGCTAGTGATATGGCAGGTAATACGGGTATTCAAACGGTCGTCTTCCAGACTACCACCAGCATAGAGTCCATGCAGGCCCTGGTCACACGCTTTACGGATGCCAAATGGATCGATGGCGATTATATCTGGATCGATAACACGGGTATCGCTAAGAGCTTGCAGAGCAAATTGGCTGCGAATGAACTGTCAGCCTTTGTGAATCAAGTACAGGCGCTTAGGGGAAAGCATATTACCGAGAAAGCCGCTGATTACTTGCTTCGGGATGCTGAGTATTTGTTGAACAATCAAAAATAA
- a CDS encoding glycosyl hydrolase family 28 protein, protein MTVSSKRMITYPAPEGAAGNSDYTVRVRQDQGEWQPLFCYNVKVDMHDVRNASMVYFDCAGAVEVEVTKNYGDIRSVEIRPVSAGIHGVVNENRVTFTLDGPRKLSFEVNGDRFHNLHIFANPIEEDAPNPADPGVVVVQPGRHQTDELQQLVSREGSVLYFESGMHVLEQPKLHIPSGMTVYIAGGAVVAGAFVCDHVQDVTIRGRGVIYMSDFEKTTYYRTVEILFSRNVQIEGIIAIDPPHYTVLVGKSEHIKINNIKSFSTRGWSDGIDMMASSHVDVDDVFLRTSDDCIAIYGSRWDYQGDTRDVRVRNSVLWADVAHPMNVGGHGNHEKGDIVENILFENIDVLEHHEPQPYYWGCMSINCGDNNTVRNVTYRNIRVEPFELGQLIDIRVLFNPKYNPCPGYRVENILFDNIVYNGPCDNPSVVAGFDESRIVKGVMFRNVRINGRHLLHPESGNIRVGEHAYDVEFT, encoded by the coding sequence ATGACCGTTTCGTCGAAGCGAATGATCACATACCCGGCTCCCGAGGGGGCGGCAGGTAATTCCGACTATACCGTGCGTGTTCGACAAGATCAGGGCGAATGGCAGCCCTTGTTCTGTTACAACGTGAAGGTTGACATGCACGATGTGCGGAACGCCTCGATGGTCTATTTCGATTGCGCCGGTGCGGTTGAAGTCGAAGTGACCAAGAATTACGGGGACATTCGAAGCGTGGAGATCCGCCCTGTATCTGCGGGGATTCACGGCGTTGTGAACGAAAACCGGGTGACGTTCACATTGGACGGCCCCCGTAAATTGTCGTTCGAAGTGAATGGAGACCGGTTTCATAATTTGCACATTTTCGCCAATCCGATCGAGGAAGACGCGCCGAACCCTGCCGATCCCGGCGTTGTCGTTGTTCAGCCAGGCAGACATCAGACGGATGAGCTTCAACAGCTGGTTTCCCGTGAGGGTTCTGTTCTTTATTTCGAATCCGGCATGCATGTCCTGGAACAGCCGAAGCTTCATATCCCTTCCGGCATGACGGTATATATCGCCGGCGGAGCAGTCGTGGCCGGAGCGTTCGTCTGCGACCATGTACAGGATGTGACGATCCGGGGGCGCGGGGTCATCTACATGTCCGACTTCGAGAAGACAACCTATTACCGCACTGTGGAGATCCTATTCTCCAGGAACGTTCAGATTGAAGGAATCATCGCGATCGATCCGCCTCACTATACCGTTCTGGTCGGGAAATCCGAGCATATCAAGATCAACAACATCAAATCATTCAGCACCCGAGGGTGGTCGGACGGCATTGATATGATGGCAAGCAGCCATGTGGACGTTGACGATGTGTTCTTGCGAACATCCGACGATTGCATCGCGATCTATGGCAGCCGCTGGGATTATCAGGGGGACACACGGGATGTCAGAGTCCGAAATTCCGTTTTATGGGCGGATGTGGCTCATCCGATGAATGTCGGCGGGCACGGCAATCATGAGAAAGGGGACATCGTCGAGAACATCCTTTTCGAAAATATCGATGTACTCGAGCATCATGAGCCGCAGCCGTATTATTGGGGATGTATGTCAATAAATTGCGGCGACAACAATACGGTCAGGAATGTCACTTATCGAAATATCCGGGTCGAACCATTCGAGCTCGGACAATTGATCGATATTCGCGTGCTTTTCAATCCCAAATATAATCCGTGTCCCGGTTACCGGGTGGAAAATATTTTGTTCGACAATATCGTTTACAACGGACCCTGCGATAATCCGTCGGTCGTTGCCGGATTCGATGAGTCCAGAATCGTCAAGGGGGTGATGTTCCGGAATGTTCGAATCAACGGTCGGCACCTTCTCCATCCGGAGTCTGGAAATATTCGGGTAGGAGAACATGCATATGACGTTGAATTCACCTAA